Proteins from a genomic interval of Thermotoga sp. Mc24:
- a CDS encoding PDC sensor domain-containing protein, protein MTLRAKVFLVILVVLAGLLVSFYLIYQSVSGAVVETVKKNATVQIHVLSNYFAEKLNKYVERAVVLTQSMEAQLLDTYSMASNMVKLLKEASNTLIAGIAIEEMTGSGYIAKADGLKQIDSSSTIYQKYMNLVKNSQNPYLVTSDVFEGKPSFVVLAPLGAFGAGTLGAVGYVIDLSQNKDFWRTVAEGGKLGENGYGVLVTDDGKVLIHKDMGNFMRDVKEFGGFEKAFEEAKKGGEKYVEYEYNGEKKYTVWEKVPGYDFYIFSTGDLDELLAEGRKATL, encoded by the coding sequence ATGACACTTCGTGCGAAAGTTTTCCTTGTTATACTGGTTGTTCTGGCAGGGCTTCTTGTTAGTTTTTATCTCATTTATCAGAGCGTTTCTGGCGCGGTTGTTGAAACTGTCAAAAAGAATGCAACAGTTCAGATTCATGTTCTTTCAAATTATTTCGCCGAAAAATTGAACAAGTATGTAGAAAGGGCAGTTGTTCTGACTCAGTCCATGGAAGCACAGCTTCTCGATACCTATTCCATGGCTTCCAATATGGTCAAGCTCCTCAAAGAAGCTTCCAATACACTTATTGCTGGAATTGCGATAGAAGAAATGACGGGTTCTGGCTACATTGCTAAAGCTGATGGATTGAAGCAGATTGATTCTTCATCAACCATTTATCAAAAATACATGAACCTTGTTAAGAATTCGCAAAATCCATATTTAGTTACCTCTGATGTCTTTGAAGGTAAACCATCCTTCGTTGTTTTAGCTCCCCTTGGTGCGTTCGGTGCAGGCACACTCGGTGCGGTGGGTTATGTGATAGATCTCTCTCAGAACAAGGATTTTTGGCGTACGGTGGCAGAAGGTGGCAAATTGGGTGAAAATGGCTACGGAGTACTCGTCACGGATGACGGGAAGGTATTGATTCACAAAGACATGGGGAATTTCATGAGAGACGTGAAAGAGTTTGGAGGGTTTGAGAAAGCGTTTGAAGAGGCAAAGAAAGGTGGAGAGAAATACGTAGAGTACGAATACAACGGAGAGAAGAAATACACCGTGTGGGAGAAAGTGCCCGGATACGACTTCTACATCTTCTCGACGGGGGACCTGGATGAACTTCTTGCAGAAGGAAGGAAAGCGACCCTT
- a CDS encoding inorganic phosphate transporter has protein sequence MFILLLPSLFLGWALGANDAANVFGPFVGSGLIPYRKATMVASIFVILGSVLGGAKGLQNISSLSASDLFVSSIAVLSGALTVTIMTKLGIPVSTSQAVVGGIIGANVTVLGVGGINLSAITKILAVWFLTPVGAFLLSLIFYPALSFLFRRISSIQIQDSVIKTSAWIIGTYGAFSLGANNVANVTGVFAGKILTIEQAALLGGISIALGILTYSKNVMLTVGKNLIELDHFTSLIAVLSQAMVVWAFSLIGIPVSSSQAIVGAVLGAGYSKGMNLGNKKVLIRILSGWFLTPAVSGTLSFLLTSLIK, from the coding sequence ATGTTCATACTCCTTTTACCTTCTCTCTTTCTGGGATGGGCGCTGGGTGCCAACGATGCGGCAAACGTCTTTGGCCCTTTCGTGGGATCGGGACTCATTCCTTACAGAAAAGCCACCATGGTGGCGAGCATTTTTGTAATTCTGGGTTCTGTTCTCGGAGGAGCGAAGGGGCTTCAGAATATCAGTTCCCTTAGTGCTTCTGATCTGTTTGTCTCCAGTATAGCAGTTCTTTCAGGTGCCCTTACAGTCACGATCATGACGAAACTCGGGATACCTGTGTCCACATCTCAAGCTGTGGTTGGAGGAATAATAGGAGCCAATGTCACGGTACTGGGCGTTGGTGGGATCAATCTTTCTGCGATCACAAAAATACTTGCTGTGTGGTTTTTAACACCAGTTGGAGCCTTCCTTTTGAGTCTCATCTTCTATCCAGCTCTTTCGTTTCTCTTCAGGAGAATTTCCAGCATTCAAATTCAAGACAGTGTGATAAAAACTTCCGCGTGGATCATAGGTACTTACGGTGCGTTTTCCTTGGGAGCGAACAACGTCGCGAACGTAACGGGAGTGTTCGCCGGAAAGATCCTGACGATCGAGCAAGCTGCTCTTCTTGGTGGAATCAGCATAGCTCTTGGAATTCTCACCTACAGTAAGAACGTGATGTTGACAGTGGGGAAAAATCTAATAGAATTAGATCATTTTACTTCTCTTATAGCGGTTTTATCACAAGCAATGGTTGTGTGGGCTTTCAGCTTGATTGGGATTCCTGTCTCTTCCTCTCAAGCTATTGTGGGAGCCGTTCTGGGAGCCGGTTACTCGAAGGGTATGAATCTGGGAAATAAGAAAGTTTTAATAAGGATTTTGAGTGGGTGGTTTTTAACTCCCGCTGTTTCCGGTACCCTTTCTTTTTTGTTGACATCTTTGATAAAATAA
- a CDS encoding SDH family Clp fold serine proteinase gives MVDIGTLIFQIFWMIFIFSLITPFLRNSALKSARETLIREIEKKRNSRVITLIHRTESISFLGFPVRRYIDIEDSEEILRAIKLTPPDMPIDLILHTPSGLVLAAEQIARALKMHRGKVTVFVPHYAMSGGTLIALAADEIIMDENAVLGPLDPQIGNMPAPSILAAVRKKDVNQVDDQTLILADIAEKAIRQVKEFVVEILSDKVPKEKAEEIADKLCSGHWTHDYPLNYEKLREMGIQVKTDMPQEIYDLMDLYKQAEPKRPSVNYIPAPYYNRKETGNGNR, from the coding sequence GTGGTAGATATTGGCACCTTAATCTTTCAAATTTTCTGGATGATCTTTATTTTTTCACTCATTACGCCTTTTCTCAGGAATTCTGCTCTCAAATCAGCCAGAGAAACCCTGATAAGAGAAATTGAAAAAAAGAGAAACAGCCGTGTGATCACACTGATTCACAGAACGGAATCTATCAGTTTTCTCGGTTTTCCAGTACGCAGGTACATAGATATCGAAGACTCTGAAGAGATACTGAGAGCGATTAAGTTAACACCTCCTGATATGCCGATAGATCTCATACTACACACACCTAGCGGACTCGTATTGGCAGCGGAACAGATTGCCAGAGCTTTGAAAATGCACAGGGGAAAGGTAACGGTTTTTGTTCCACATTATGCCATGTCCGGTGGAACGTTGATAGCCCTCGCCGCCGACGAGATTATCATGGATGAGAACGCTGTTCTGGGGCCGCTAGATCCCCAGATAGGAAATATGCCCGCTCCCTCCATTCTCGCCGCTGTAAGAAAAAAGGATGTGAACCAAGTTGATGACCAGACACTGATACTTGCAGACATAGCGGAAAAAGCGATCAGACAGGTTAAAGAATTTGTGGTGGAAATTCTTTCAGACAAAGTGCCAAAGGAGAAAGCTGAAGAAATCGCCGATAAACTCTGCAGTGGACACTGGACACACGATTATCCGCTGAACTACGAAAAACTCAGAGAGATGGGTATACAGGTGAAAACGGACATGCCTCAGGAAATATACGATCTCATGGATCTTTACAAACAGGCCGAACCCAAGAGACCTTCTGTGAACTACATTCCTGCTCCCTACTACAACAGAAAGGAGACGGGTAATGGGAATAGATGA
- a CDS encoding ribonuclease HII, whose amino-acid sequence MGIDELYKKEFGIVAGVDEAGRGCLAGPVVAAAVVLEKEIEGINDSKQLSPSKREKLFDEIMKKAAVGIGIASPEEIDLYNIFNATKIAMNRALENLPVKPSFVLVDGKGIELNVPGTCLVKGDQKSKLIGAASIVAKVFRDRLMNEFHRMYPQFSFHKHKGYATKEHLNEIGENGVLPIHRMSFDPVLELLTDDLLREFFEKGLISENRFEHIKNLLGARKSVVFRKERTGHNLSLF is encoded by the coding sequence ATGGGAATAGATGAGCTCTACAAAAAGGAATTTGGAATCGTAGCAGGCGTGGATGAAGCAGGAAGAGGATGTCTCGCAGGTCCCGTTGTGGCGGCCGCTGTCGTTCTGGAAAAGGAAATAGAAGGAATAAACGACTCAAAACAGCTTTCTCCCTCGAAAAGGGAGAAGCTCTTCGATGAAATAATGAAGAAGGCAGCTGTTGGTATAGGAATCGCATCTCCAGAGGAAATAGACCTCTACAACATATTCAACGCCACAAAAATTGCTATGAATCGAGCACTGGAGAACCTACCCGTGAAACCCTCGTTCGTGCTCGTTGACGGAAAGGGAATCGAGCTGAATGTTCCCGGTACATGCTTGGTGAAAGGAGATCAGAAAAGTAAACTGATAGGAGCAGCCTCCATTGTTGCAAAAGTATTCAGGGATAGATTGATGAACGAGTTCCACAGGATGTATCCCCAGTTTTCCTTCCACAAACACAAAGGTTACGCCACAAAAGAACATCTGAACGAAATCGGAGAGAACGGAGTTTTACCCATCCACAGGATGAGTTTTGATCCCGTTTTAGAACTTCTGACCGATGATTTGTTGAGGGAGTTCTTCGAAAAAGGACTCATCTCCGAAAATCGATTCGAACATATAAAGAACCTTCTGGGGGCGAGAAAAAGTGTGGTTTTCCGGAAAGAAAGAACAGGTCATAATCTCTCTCTTTTTTAA
- a CDS encoding TIGR00153 family protein has translation MWFSGKKEQVIISLFFKHIDKVEETLECVFDLIKKYFEDTDDIESLYLRTQRLESEADRLRRKTEMEMYSGAFLPNFRGDLLGLIEAVDKVANKAEYVADLIVLQKPEVPHELKDLILSQMEYSLKAYESLKSALRFLFEDLERVEEFVLAVEKYEHDEDTVERTALRKLFEMDIERCVKLEVKELIRSIGDIADRTEDASDRAEIILLKRRF, from the coding sequence GTGTGGTTTTCCGGAAAGAAAGAACAGGTCATAATCTCTCTCTTTTTTAAACACATCGACAAAGTTGAAGAAACTCTGGAATGCGTCTTCGATCTCATAAAAAAGTATTTTGAAGATACTGACGACATCGAGTCTCTTTATCTCCGGACACAAAGGCTTGAAAGCGAAGCCGATCGATTACGTCGAAAAACAGAGATGGAAATGTACAGTGGAGCGTTCCTGCCGAATTTCAGAGGAGATCTTCTGGGACTGATTGAAGCCGTAGATAAGGTGGCGAACAAAGCCGAGTATGTGGCGGACTTGATTGTTCTTCAAAAACCAGAAGTTCCCCACGAACTGAAAGATCTTATTTTGTCGCAGATGGAATATTCTCTGAAGGCTTACGAATCACTGAAAAGTGCACTCAGGTTTTTGTTCGAGGATCTCGAGAGAGTTGAAGAGTTCGTTCTCGCCGTGGAGAAATACGAACACGACGAAGATACCGTGGAGCGAACGGCCCTCAGAAAGCTCTTTGAGATGGACATCGAAAGGTGTGTAAAACTTGAAGTGAAAGAACTGATAAGAAGTATAGGGGACATAGCCGATAGAACGGAGGATGCGTCTGATAGAGCAGAAATCATCCTTCTGAAAAGGAGGTTCTGA
- the mazG gene encoding nucleoside triphosphate pyrophosphohydrolase produces MKEAGILFEELVSIMEKLRSPEGCEWDRKQTHESLKPYLIEECYELIEAIDEKNDEMMKEELGDVLLQVVFHAQIARERGAFTIEDVIRTLNEKLIRRHPHVFGDSPGYSYKQWEDIKAQEKGKKKSSRIGEINPLVPALSMARRIQENASQVGFDWKDPEGVYEKIEEELKELKEASNPSELEEEFGDLLFSMVNLSRFLNVDPESALRKATRKFVERFKRMEELIEKDGLILEELPIEKLDEYWERTKGGDEA; encoded by the coding sequence GTGAAAGAGGCAGGGATTCTCTTCGAAGAACTCGTATCCATAATGGAAAAACTGCGATCTCCTGAAGGATGTGAATGGGACAGAAAGCAAACTCACGAGAGCTTGAAGCCGTATCTTATCGAGGAATGCTACGAACTGATCGAAGCGATAGACGAAAAAAACGACGAGATGATGAAAGAGGAACTCGGTGATGTGCTGCTTCAGGTGGTGTTCCACGCACAGATAGCCCGCGAAAGAGGCGCTTTCACCATTGAGGATGTGATACGAACCCTCAACGAAAAATTGATCAGACGACATCCACACGTTTTCGGAGACAGCCCAGGGTATTCTTACAAACAATGGGAAGATATAAAAGCTCAGGAAAAAGGAAAGAAGAAATCTTCGAGGATCGGTGAAATAAACCCGCTCGTTCCCGCTCTCTCGATGGCAAGAAGAATCCAGGAAAACGCGTCGCAGGTGGGATTTGACTGGAAAGATCCAGAAGGAGTCTACGAGAAGATAGAGGAAGAATTGAAAGAACTGAAAGAGGCAAGTAATCCCAGTGAGTTGGAAGAGGAATTCGGTGACCTGTTGTTTTCGATGGTCAATCTCTCAAGATTTCTGAACGTTGATCCTGAATCGGCTCTGAGAAAGGCCACGAGAAAGTTTGTCGAAAGATTCAAAAGGATGGAGGAGTTAATAGAGAAGGATGGTTTGATTCTTGAAGAACTTCCCATTGAAAAGTTGGACGAATACTGGGAAAGGACGAAAGGAGGAGATGAAGCATGA
- a CDS encoding peptidyl-prolyl cis-trans isomerase, whose amino-acid sequence MRKLIFAILAVLGISLFGQATITSSTVVAIVNGESITSDLLELEADIDGILRNISQIDLRFFNVLTGTEEGLKLLLKYKQEVLNSLIDDLLIQQLAKKEGVGVSDEEVKGEVETRLKETVESMGITLEDLDKFLQSAGYGDLETFKKRLQWHMKTQLSLQRLQEKITQSATVTLEEAQNYYNQNKETYRIPAAVHLYKITTEDKSKMDEALSKIRKGEDFLEVATQVATGGDLGWIEEGKLEKDIESVIFDAPEGAILGPFESGGKFVLYKVVEKRSSSYKKFEEVKQEIMSELLADKKNQLWNDWFNKVFEEFKKNSQIEIKLGGSQG is encoded by the coding sequence ATGAGAAAGTTGATCTTCGCGATTCTGGCGGTACTGGGAATCAGTCTCTTTGGACAGGCAACAATCACATCCAGCACTGTCGTTGCCATAGTCAATGGAGAGTCTATCACCTCTGATTTACTCGAACTCGAAGCAGATATAGATGGAATTTTGAGAAACATTTCTCAGATCGATTTGAGATTTTTCAACGTTCTTACAGGCACCGAAGAAGGCCTGAAATTGCTGTTGAAATACAAACAAGAAGTTCTCAACTCTTTAATAGACGATCTTCTCATTCAGCAGCTTGCGAAAAAAGAGGGAGTCGGAGTAAGTGACGAAGAAGTAAAGGGAGAAGTTGAAACAAGGCTCAAAGAAACAGTTGAATCCATGGGTATAACCCTGGAAGACCTCGACAAGTTTCTTCAGAGCGCCGGATACGGTGATCTCGAAACTTTCAAAAAGAGATTGCAATGGCATATGAAAACACAGCTTTCACTCCAGAGGCTCCAGGAGAAAATCACTCAGAGCGCAACCGTCACACTCGAAGAAGCACAGAACTACTACAATCAGAACAAAGAGACTTACAGAATACCCGCCGCCGTTCATCTCTACAAAATCACCACCGAGGATAAGAGTAAAATGGATGAAGCACTTTCAAAGATCAGAAAAGGGGAAGACTTTCTCGAGGTTGCGACGCAGGTGGCAACCGGTGGTGATCTCGGCTGGATTGAAGAAGGAAAATTGGAAAAAGACATAGAAAGTGTGATTTTCGACGCTCCAGAAGGGGCCATTCTTGGACCCTTCGAGTCCGGAGGTAAATTCGTGCTCTACAAAGTTGTCGAGAAACGATCTTCTTCCTACAAAAAATTCGAAGAGGTCAAACAGGAAATCATGAGTGAATTGCTCGCAGACAAGAAGAATCAGTTGTGGAACGATTGGTTCAACAAAGTGTTCGAAGAGTTCAAAAAGAATAGCCAAATAGAGATAAAACTTGGAGGGAGTCAGGGATGA
- the mtnA gene encoding S-methyl-5-thioribose-1-phosphate isomerase, with amino-acid sequence MKLRTKTMEWSGDSLRLLDQRKLPFVEEYVECKTHEEVAYAIKEMIVRGAPAIGVTAAFGYVLGLKEYKTGSLMDWMRQVKETLARTRPTAVNLFWALNRMEKVFSENFDRENLFEILENEALKMAYEDIEVNKAIGRNGAQLIKDGSTILTHCNAGALATVDYGTALGVIRAAVEAGKRIKVFADETRPYLQGARLTAWELMKDGIEVYVITDNMAGWLMKKGLIDAVVVGADRIALNGDTANKIGTYSLAVLAKRNNIPFYVAAPVSTIDPTIKSGEEIPIEERRPEEVTHCGGNRITPEGIKVLNPAFDVTENSLITAIITEKGVIKPPFEENIKKILGV; translated from the coding sequence ATGAAATTGAGGACGAAAACGATGGAGTGGTCGGGAGACTCTCTGAGACTCCTTGATCAGAGAAAACTACCATTCGTTGAAGAATACGTGGAGTGCAAAACACACGAAGAAGTTGCGTACGCCATAAAGGAAATGATCGTCAGAGGGGCTCCTGCCATAGGAGTCACCGCGGCGTTTGGATACGTCCTGGGACTCAAAGAATACAAAACGGGAAGCTTGATGGACTGGATGAGACAGGTAAAAGAGACTTTGGCCAGAACAAGGCCCACGGCTGTAAACCTGTTCTGGGCACTGAACAGGATGGAAAAGGTATTCTCCGAGAACTTTGACAGAGAAAATCTCTTCGAGATCTTGGAAAACGAAGCGCTGAAGATGGCATATGAAGATATAGAGGTCAACAAAGCGATTGGAAGGAACGGTGCCCAGCTCATAAAAGATGGATCAACCATCCTCACCCACTGCAACGCAGGAGCCCTCGCAACTGTAGATTACGGTACTGCCCTTGGGGTGATAAGGGCGGCTGTGGAAGCAGGAAAACGAATCAAAGTGTTTGCGGATGAAACAAGACCTTACCTTCAGGGAGCACGACTTACCGCCTGGGAACTCATGAAAGACGGTATAGAAGTCTATGTCATCACCGACAACATGGCCGGGTGGTTGATGAAGAAGGGGTTGATCGATGCCGTCGTGGTTGGAGCGGACAGAATCGCTCTGAACGGTGACACAGCAAACAAAATAGGAACTTATTCTTTAGCCGTTCTTGCGAAGAGAAACAACATACCGTTCTACGTTGCAGCTCCTGTCTCGACGATAGATCCAACTATAAAAAGTGGAGAAGAAATACCCATAGAGGAAAGAAGGCCAGAAGAGGTCACTCACTGTGGCGGGAACAGAATAACCCCGGAGGGAATAAAAGTTCTGAACCCCGCTTTCGACGTCACAGAAAATTCTCTCATAACGGCGATAATAACGGAAAAAGGTGTGATCAAACCTCCTTTCGAAGAGAACATAAAGAAGATCCTTGGGGTGTGA
- the fliR gene encoding flagellar biosynthetic protein FliR — MILETIFSFLEERFLAWMCIFTRFTGFFLIAPFFSERVFPVEVRVFLGLFTSWLMLFTVDASIPLNTPVLSFTLNLFFNFLVGFGIGFIVYLFLQAFNGAGYIFGFQIGFGMEEVLAFGEEETNPTGELVYFIALTVFVLIKGPVLMFEGLRDSIDVFPVNLTGIADGFFSYIVERSSDFFVLILKIGAPVIAFMLIISIVLGIVSRLIPQMNVFMVGLPLKAIVGVILILGMLPIWADMAQKISALSWNAIQEFLGK, encoded by the coding sequence GTGATTTTGGAGACCATATTCAGTTTTCTCGAAGAGAGATTTCTTGCGTGGATGTGTATTTTCACAAGGTTCACAGGGTTCTTTTTGATCGCTCCCTTCTTTTCCGAGAGAGTGTTTCCTGTGGAAGTGAGGGTATTTCTGGGATTGTTTACGAGCTGGTTGATGCTCTTTACAGTCGATGCATCCATACCCCTGAATACTCCTGTTTTGAGTTTCACTTTGAATCTGTTTTTCAACTTTCTCGTTGGGTTTGGAATCGGTTTTATCGTCTATCTGTTTCTTCAGGCGTTCAACGGGGCGGGATACATCTTTGGCTTTCAAATTGGATTCGGAATGGAAGAGGTACTGGCCTTCGGTGAAGAAGAAACAAACCCCACGGGAGAACTGGTTTACTTCATCGCTCTCACTGTTTTTGTGCTGATAAAGGGACCTGTTCTCATGTTTGAGGGATTGAGGGACTCAATCGATGTCTTCCCCGTGAACCTCACAGGTATTGCGGACGGGTTCTTCTCTTACATCGTGGAAAGATCGAGCGACTTCTTCGTGTTGATCCTGAAAATAGGAGCACCAGTCATCGCCTTCATGCTCATCATAAGTATTGTTCTTGGTATCGTCTCGAGGCTCATTCCACAGATGAACGTCTTCATGGTCGGATTGCCCCTGAAAGCGATCGTTGGGGTTATATTGATTCTGGGGATGTTGCCGATATGGGCGGACATGGCTCAAAAGATTTCGGCGCTCAGCTGGAACGCTATTCAAGAATTTCTTGGGAAATAG
- the flhB gene encoding flagellar biosynthesis protein FlhB — protein sequence MGGHGSKDFGAQLERYSRISWEIELLLFAEAERTERATPRKRRRVREEGRAPVSRELNMAVTFLVFALALKILGYQGVQRITEDVQVFLSFEETENLLVNTVNAFKDVFLIIGAFVVFSMVAGVMIGALQTRFLFAPKALKPDLNRINPIEGFKRLFSLRSLVELLKSVLKVAIVGIVVYQVLKNRWSEMILLTEMSVNDAFVKFWGIASEITLKSGMVLLALAVFDYFYQRWEFEKSIRMTKQEVKDELKEVEGNPEIKRRQRQMMYDILRRRMLEEVPKADVVITNPTHFAVALKYDPDTMNAPVVIAKGVDHLALKIIEIAKENDVPVLRNPSLARSLYYKTEIGEEIPVEFYRIVAEVLVYVYTKKGVRI from the coding sequence ATGGGCGGACATGGCTCAAAAGATTTCGGCGCTCAGCTGGAACGCTATTCAAGAATTTCTTGGGAAATAGAACTCCTGCTCTTTGCCGAAGCAGAGAGAACAGAACGCGCCACTCCCAGAAAGAGAAGGAGAGTAAGAGAAGAAGGTAGAGCTCCCGTATCCAGGGAGCTTAATATGGCTGTCACCTTCCTCGTGTTCGCCTTAGCGCTGAAGATTCTTGGATATCAAGGTGTACAGAGGATCACAGAAGACGTTCAGGTCTTCCTATCGTTCGAAGAGACGGAAAATTTACTCGTGAATACTGTGAACGCTTTTAAAGACGTGTTTTTGATCATAGGAGCCTTTGTGGTGTTCTCCATGGTCGCAGGCGTTATGATAGGCGCCCTTCAGACAAGATTTTTATTCGCTCCGAAAGCGTTGAAACCTGACCTCAACAGAATCAACCCGATAGAAGGTTTTAAGAGATTGTTCTCACTCAGATCACTCGTGGAACTTTTGAAGTCTGTCCTCAAGGTCGCCATTGTGGGGATTGTGGTCTATCAGGTCTTGAAAAACAGATGGAGCGAAATGATTCTCCTGACAGAAATGAGCGTGAACGATGCCTTTGTGAAATTCTGGGGCATCGCCTCTGAGATCACGTTGAAAAGCGGAATGGTCCTTCTCGCTCTCGCTGTTTTCGATTACTTCTACCAGAGATGGGAATTCGAAAAGAGTATTCGTATGACGAAGCAGGAAGTGAAGGACGAACTGAAAGAAGTGGAAGGAAATCCCGAGATAAAGCGAAGACAAAGACAAATGATGTATGATATCCTACGAAGAAGAATGCTGGAAGAGGTTCCAAAGGCAGATGTTGTGATCACCAACCCCACTCACTTCGCTGTTGCTCTGAAATACGATCCGGACACAATGAACGCACCAGTTGTGATAGCGAAAGGTGTGGATCATCTGGCACTGAAAATAATAGAAATCGCAAAAGAGAACGATGTACCCGTTTTGAGAAATCCGTCTCTTGCGAGGTCTCTATACTACAAAACGGAGATAGGTGAAGAAATTCCGGTAGAATTTTACAGGATAGTTGCGGAGGTACTCGTTTACGTTTACACGAAAAAGGGCGTGAGAATTTGA